A region from the Patescibacteria group bacterium genome encodes:
- a CDS encoding glycosyltransferase, with amino-acid sequence MKNLKVSIIIPTYNNGNDIERCLLEVFSQTYSNIEVIISDGGSSDDTVNIAKKYTNKILHNKKKLAEPGVSLGMKNASGDLFMIMAADNFFRDRAGIEKMVRIFDNKDIDVAFPIHVSNKDYSLITKYRNTFTDSFNHFVYGYASNGRTFHKIYKTVVRTETYDVYDFLSNPVKPIIAFAQGFTVRGNVVRDRKHEYDDILPIIELINSGKKIVYAHGIELIHDRGDNLKNLIRKQRWATRNGLNAENYGINVRRKYLTSRQRFKMFIYPLYAFSLVLPTIRGVVGWILDGEIIWLFHPIISFVDAYAITVEILFKLINSSKKGLERKIITGKVK; translated from the coding sequence ATGAAAAATCTTAAGGTATCTATAATTATACCCACTTACAATAACGGCAACGATATTGAAAGGTGTTTGCTAGAAGTATTTTCCCAGACTTATTCAAATATAGAGGTTATTATTTCAGATGGCGGGTCTTCTGACGACACAGTTAATATTGCCAAAAAGTATACTAATAAAATTTTACATAATAAGAAAAAATTAGCAGAACCCGGGGTTTCATTGGGTATGAAAAACGCATCTGGTGATCTTTTTATGATTATGGCCGCAGATAACTTTTTTCGGGATAGAGCGGGTATAGAGAAGATGGTACGGATATTTGATAATAAGGATATAGATGTTGCGTTTCCAATACATGTAAGCAATAAGGATTACTCTTTAATAACTAAATACAGAAATACCTTTACTGACTCATTTAACCATTTCGTTTATGGTTATGCCTCAAATGGGCGTACATTTCACAAGATTTATAAAACAGTAGTCAGAACTGAAACATACGATGTTTATGACTTTTTGTCTAATCCTGTTAAACCAATCATCGCTTTTGCGCAAGGTTTTACAGTAAGAGGAAATGTAGTACGAGATAGAAAACATGAGTATGACGATATATTACCTATAATAGAACTTATCAATTCTGGTAAAAAAATAGTGTATGCGCATGGTATAGAGTTGATCCACGACCGTGGAGATAACTTAAAAAATTTGATTCGAAAACAGAGGTGGGCAACGAGAAATGGCCTAAATGCTGAAAATTATGGGATAAATGTTAGAAGAAAATATCTAACATCTAGACAGAGATTTAAAATGTTTATTTACCCTCTATATGCATTTAGTTTAGTGTTACCTACAATACGAGGTGTTGTTGGATGGATACTGGATGGGGAGATAATTTGGTTATTTCATCCAATAATAAGTTTTGTTGATGCTTATGCTATAACTGTTGAAATTTTATTCAAATTAATAAACTCTTCAAAAAAAGGCCTAGAAAGAAAAATAATAACTGGTAAAGTTAAGTAG